In Hamadaea flava, a genomic segment contains:
- a CDS encoding response regulator transcription factor: MRVVLAEDLFLLRDGLTRTLTEHGFDVVSVDNGPALRQALLDERPDVAVVDVRLPPTFTDEGLQIALEARRRQPGLPVLVLSHYIEQLYANELLAGGEGAIGYLLKDRITNTEQFVDAVRRVAAGGTVMDPQVIAKLLTRSDARGRISDLTAREREVLDLMAQGRSNSAVAAALHFSESAVAKHIAAIFAKLRLDASDDDNRRVLAVLAYIKG; encoded by the coding sequence GTGCGCGTTGTCCTCGCCGAAGACCTCTTCCTTCTCCGCGACGGGCTCACCCGGACGCTGACGGAGCACGGCTTCGACGTCGTCTCGGTCGACAACGGCCCCGCGCTGCGGCAGGCGCTGCTCGACGAGCGGCCGGACGTCGCCGTCGTCGACGTACGCCTGCCGCCGACCTTCACCGACGAAGGTCTCCAGATCGCGCTGGAGGCCCGGCGGCGGCAGCCCGGCCTGCCCGTCCTCGTCCTGTCGCACTACATCGAGCAGTTGTACGCCAACGAGCTGCTCGCCGGCGGTGAGGGCGCGATCGGCTACCTGCTCAAGGACCGGATCACCAACACCGAGCAGTTCGTCGACGCCGTACGCCGCGTCGCCGCCGGCGGCACCGTGATGGATCCGCAGGTGATCGCCAAGCTCCTCACCCGCAGCGACGCCCGCGGCCGGATCAGCGACCTCACCGCCCGCGAACGGGAGGTGCTCGACCTCATGGCGCAGGGCCGGTCCAACTCCGCCGTCGCCGCCGCCCTGCACTTCAGCGAGAGCGCGGTCGCCAAGCACATCGCCGCCATCTTCGCCAAGCTCCGGCTCGACGCGTCGGACGACGACAACCGGCGGGTGCTCGCGGTGCTGGCGTACATCAAGGGCTGA
- a CDS encoding S8/S53 family peptidase, which translates to MRTFRGAAAVFALLLVLSPPQPVFAAADDPCVAAEHAGSEAERGEILAAMPDEEGCDGPITVWADPTVSPKTEPLPGFERGTTRPVAAMRDADGVTTEFVEDEIVVGSADESKVKDLAERWRGTILAQARADKSDMATYTIRVRPELADPKSLSDDLAKLNEGRRKADSLAVSSKEALGLLTIAAREAVDADGMAVGVNWLFRSASYATRSLAEASYGPPGFTAAGPYNRDPYTWNFLNNGSVQDIGVTEAWTQLDSVGLLGPNRVDIAILDKGFSPVVNGDIPPGYTMKSMVPFADPGDPSPESWAHWHGTNVANAAAGVPGNFWGGAGPAGPVGRMTLTFTGQDLFTISSALLGSWNVQLINLSLYKEVHWSLSWTMSPMENVTAFLRLTANVLIFAAAGNEGDDVDRETCFGLCWEKYLWAPCELAGVTCVGGLKNNSLDHHPDSNYGHEDVDIFAPWTVLVGPDPVNSASATAFTADGTSMATPYALGVAALIWAADPGLDNDEVLDILLRHMRNSPDPNVKRKVINALTAVLDAMPATIHITTPHTGSILPAGSPSQFTATVFTDGNGTPTVTWRANGSYLGTGSSIFATPPLGVQTITAKAVFPNGVQATDSVTVTVYNGAPTISITNPTTGSPAFGVSEPIPFHAVTNDEGGPLADSAVQWFLDSATTPFATGHNPTVVTGGAVGTHTVKVRGCDPYNVCVFATVPITLVTNPVNQPPVVHITSPANGAHLWVTGLDSAGYYWSGTLAGTATDPEGFALTTRWYDNGTLIGTGTSVTARLTGGCGISSHVLTLTATDPAGNTRQDTINTTVEMVC; encoded by the coding sequence ATGAGGACTTTCCGGGGTGCGGCCGCCGTGTTCGCACTGCTACTTGTGCTGTCGCCACCACAACCGGTCTTCGCCGCGGCCGACGACCCGTGTGTGGCCGCCGAGCACGCGGGCAGCGAGGCCGAGCGCGGCGAGATCCTGGCCGCGATGCCCGACGAGGAGGGCTGCGACGGCCCGATCACGGTGTGGGCCGACCCGACGGTCAGCCCGAAGACCGAGCCGTTGCCGGGATTCGAGCGGGGCACCACCCGCCCGGTGGCCGCCATGCGTGACGCGGACGGCGTGACCACCGAGTTCGTCGAGGACGAGATCGTGGTCGGCTCGGCCGACGAGAGCAAGGTGAAGGATCTCGCGGAGCGGTGGCGGGGCACGATCCTGGCCCAGGCGCGGGCGGACAAGTCCGACATGGCTACCTACACCATCCGCGTGCGCCCCGAGCTGGCCGACCCGAAGTCGCTGAGCGACGACCTGGCCAAGCTCAACGAGGGGCGGCGGAAGGCCGACTCGCTCGCGGTGTCGAGCAAGGAGGCGCTGGGCCTGCTGACGATCGCGGCCCGGGAGGCGGTTGACGCCGACGGCATGGCGGTCGGCGTCAACTGGCTCTTCCGGTCGGCGTCGTACGCCACCCGTTCGCTCGCCGAGGCGAGCTACGGGCCACCCGGGTTCACCGCCGCCGGCCCGTACAACCGCGACCCGTACACCTGGAACTTCTTGAACAACGGCAGCGTGCAGGACATCGGGGTGACCGAGGCGTGGACGCAGCTGGACTCGGTCGGCCTGCTCGGCCCGAACCGCGTCGACATCGCCATCCTCGACAAGGGCTTCTCCCCCGTCGTCAACGGCGACATCCCGCCCGGCTACACGATGAAGAGCATGGTGCCGTTCGCCGACCCGGGCGATCCGTCCCCGGAGTCGTGGGCGCACTGGCACGGCACGAACGTGGCCAACGCGGCGGCGGGCGTGCCCGGCAATTTCTGGGGCGGGGCCGGCCCGGCCGGTCCGGTGGGCCGGATGACCCTGACCTTCACCGGCCAGGATCTGTTCACCATCTCGTCCGCGCTGCTCGGCTCCTGGAACGTCCAGCTGATCAACTTGAGCCTCTACAAGGAGGTGCACTGGTCGTTGTCGTGGACGATGTCGCCGATGGAGAACGTGACCGCCTTCCTGCGGCTCACCGCCAATGTGCTGATCTTCGCCGCGGCCGGCAACGAGGGTGACGACGTCGACCGCGAGACCTGCTTCGGCCTCTGCTGGGAGAAGTACCTCTGGGCGCCGTGCGAGCTGGCCGGCGTCACCTGCGTCGGCGGGCTCAAGAACAACTCGCTCGACCACCATCCGGACTCCAACTACGGCCACGAGGACGTCGACATCTTCGCGCCGTGGACGGTCCTGGTCGGCCCGGACCCGGTGAACTCGGCGAGCGCGACGGCGTTCACAGCCGACGGCACCAGCATGGCCACGCCGTACGCTCTCGGCGTCGCGGCGCTGATCTGGGCGGCCGACCCGGGGCTGGACAACGACGAAGTGCTGGACATCCTCCTCCGGCACATGCGGAACAGCCCTGATCCGAACGTCAAACGGAAGGTGATCAACGCGCTGACCGCCGTCCTGGACGCGATGCCGGCGACGATCCACATCACCACCCCGCATACCGGCTCGATCCTGCCCGCCGGATCGCCGAGCCAGTTCACGGCGACGGTGTTCACGGACGGCAACGGCACCCCGACGGTGACCTGGCGCGCCAACGGCTCCTATCTCGGCACCGGCTCGTCGATCTTCGCGACGCCGCCGCTCGGCGTACAGACGATCACGGCCAAGGCGGTGTTCCCGAACGGCGTGCAGGCGACGGACTCGGTGACCGTGACCGTCTACAACGGAGCGCCGACGATCAGCATCACCAACCCGACGACCGGCTCACCCGCTTTCGGGGTGTCGGAGCCGATCCCGTTCCACGCGGTCACCAACGATGAGGGCGGCCCGCTGGCGGACTCGGCGGTGCAGTGGTTCCTCGACAGCGCCACGACTCCGTTCGCTACCGGGCACAACCCGACCGTGGTCACCGGCGGCGCAGTCGGTACGCACACCGTCAAGGTCCGCGGCTGCGACCCGTACAACGTGTGCGTGTTCGCCACCGTGCCGATCACCCTCGTCACCAACCCGGTGAACCAGCCGCCGGTCGTGCACATCACGAGCCCGGCCAACGGCGCTCACCTGTGGGTCACCGGCCTGGACTCCGCCGGGTACTACTGGTCGGGGACGCTGGCCGGCACCGCCACCGATCCCGAAGGCTTCGCGCTGACCACCCGCTGGTACGACAACGGGACCCTCATCGGCACCGGCACCTCGGTGACCGCCCGGCTGACCGGCGGCTGCGGCATCTCCAGCCACGTGCTGACGCTCACGGCCACCGATCCGGCCGGGAACACCCGGCAGGACACGATCAACACGACGGTGGAGATGGTCTGCTGA